The following proteins are co-located in the Zonotrichia albicollis isolate bZonAlb1 chromosome 1, bZonAlb1.hap1, whole genome shotgun sequence genome:
- the RNMT gene encoding mRNA cap guanine-N(7) methyltransferase — protein sequence MAEVTKTEEQQVEKNLNEEVQKTPPALESASGVRCEGNSSASGAEQSTANDKEVDGGGQDGRAKNLDSEDEPSKKVHVIGHGQAVAAHYNELQEVGLEKRSQSRIFYLRNFNNWTKSVLIGEFIDRVRQKKSDITVLDLGCGKGGDLLKWKKGRIKKLVCTDIADISVQQCKHRYEEMKSRCRYNEHIFDAEFIQADSTKDLLSSKYNDPDMRFDICSCQFVYHYSFETYEQADMMLKNACGNLSPGGYFIGTTPNSFELVKRLEASETNSFGNDVYNVKFEKKGDYPLFGCKYDFHLEEVVDVPEFLVYFPLLEEMAKKHGMKLVYKMTFREFYEEKIKNDEHKMLLRRMQALEPYSTHGDSRLVSDKPDDYEHAKEFIKDGKAKLPLGTLSKSEWEATSIYLVFAFEKQP from the exons ATGGCTGAAGTAACCAAGACAGAAGAACAGCAAGTAGAGAAGAATTTGAATGAAGAAGTGCAGAAAACCCCTCCTGCTTTAGAGTCAGCTTCAGGTGTCAGGTGTGAAGGCAATAGTTCTGCTTCAGGTGCAGAGCAGTCCACTGCAAATGACAAAGAAGTTGATGGTGGTGGTCAGGATGGCAGAGCAAAGAATTTAGATTCTGAAGATGAGCCTTCTAAAAAAGTA CATGTGATTGGCCATGGGCAAGCTGTAGCTGCACATTATAATGAACTTCAAGAAGTTGGTTTGGAGAAACGTAGCCAGTCTCGCATATTCTACCTCCGAAACTTTAATAATTGGACAAAGAGTGTCCTCATTG GTGAATTTATAGACCGGGTACGACAGAAGAAGAGTGATATAACTGTTTTGGATCTAGGATGTGGGAAAGGTGGAGACttactgaaatggaaaaaaggcagaattaAAAAACTCGTCTGTACTG ACATTGCTGACATTTCTGTGCAGCAGTGCAAGCACCGCTATGAAGAAATGAAGTCCCGGTGTCGGTATAATGAACATATTTTTGATGCAGAATTCATACAAGCAGATAGTACCAAG GATCTCTTGTCTTCCAAGTACAATGATCCTGATATGCGCTTTGACATTTGCAGTTGTCAATTTGTTTACCACTATTCATTTGAGACGTATGAGCAGGCTGACATGATGCTTAAAAATGCTTGTGGGAACCTCTCTCCTGGAGGTTATTTCATTGGCACAACTCCAAACAGCTTTGAACTTGT AAAGAGACTCGAAGCTTCAGAAACTAATTCATTTGGGAATGATGTGTACAATGTAAAATTTGAAAAGAAGGGAGACTATCCCTTATTTGGCTGCAAGTATGATTTTCACTTGGAAGAAGTGGTTGATGTCCCTGAGTTTTTGGTTTACTTTCCCTTACTGGAGGA AATGGCAAAGAAGCATGGTATGAAATTAGTCTACAAAATGACGTTTCGGGAATTCTATGAAGAAAAAATCAAGAATGATGAGCATAAAATGCTGTTAAGGAGAATGCAAGCCTTGGAG CCATATTCTACACATGGTGATTCCAGGCTTGTTTCTGATAAACCTGATGATTATGAGCATGCAAAAGAGTTTATCAAAGATGGCAAGGCAAAGTTACCATTG GGAACCTTGAGTAAATCTGAATGGGAAGCAACAA gtATTTACTTAGTATTTGCATTTGAGAAGCAACCATGA